A single Lactuca sativa cultivar Salinas chromosome 8, Lsat_Salinas_v11, whole genome shotgun sequence DNA region contains:
- the LOC111910899 gene encoding uncharacterized protein LOC111910899 isoform X1, with product MATPAEDLMKKLEEFMIRQEQSNNEIKGAIADLQAKYVSLEEGLSKQTNSKNRSEASVEEEGEHQFEDNNEPSQGRGKGINLGAQGRGFISSKGVGRGRGEFGINPNNAGKAHESESWRSTYQPKFKYKWDPLKGEASTHNRKVDQEPMYQRRTEPVQGFKIWDETDEVNGYKATRVPKFTKMEFPTYDGKDDPLAWLQKCEDFFQEQQTPTEAWVRQATFVLQGKASDWYRNLRRMKGQPTWNEFVEECKIRFGPPMSMSPLGELTQIMQTGTVEDYCASFESLLGRTTGVTPEQSMWHFCAGLINVIRYKVEFARPITLYYAMNLARLS from the coding sequence ATGGCGACTCCTGCAGAAGATTTGATGAAAAAGTTGGAGGAATTCATGATTCGACAGGAACAGAGCAATAACGAGATTAAAGGGGCGATTGCAGACTTACAAGCTAAATATGTGTCCCTGGAAGAAGGTTTGTCAAAACAGACAAACTCTAAAAACAGATCAGAAGCTAGCGTGGAGGAAGAAGGTGAACACCAATTTGAAGACAACAACGAACCCAGCCAGGGTAGAGGCAAGGGTATTAATTTGGGCGCGCAAGGAAGGGGATTCATATCCTCAAAGGGGGTAGGACGGGGACGAGGAGAGTTTGGGATAAACCCTAACAACGCAGGGAAAGCACATGAATCAGAATCATGGAGGAGTACTTACCAACCGAAGTTCAAATATAAGTGGGATCCTTTAAAAGGTGAAGCGTCAACACATAATCGAAAAGTTGATCAAGAGCCTATGTATCAAAGGAGGACAGAACCAGTACAGGGGTTCAAAATATGGGACGAAACTGATGAAGTCAATGGGTATAAAGCAACTAGGGTGCCGAAATTTACAAAGATGGAGTTTCCAACTTATGATGGCAAGGACGACCCCCTGGCTTGGCTACAGAAGTGCGAAGATTTCTTTCAAGAACAACAAACTCCAACTGAAGCATGGGTTCGTCAGGCAACCTTTGTTCTTCAAGGCAAGGCAAGCGACTGGTATCGGAATTTGAGGCGGATGAAAGGACAGCCAACCTGGAACGAGTTTGTGGAGGAGTGCAAAATTCGTTTTGGGCCTCCGATGAGTATGAGCCCGCTAGGAGAACTAACGCAAATCATGCAAACCGGCACGGTGGAAGACTATTGTGCAAGTTTCGAGTCTCTATTAGGAAGAACGACCGGAGTAACTCCAGAACAAAGCATGTGGCATTTTTGTGCGGGGCTAATAAATGTGATAAGATATAAGGTTGAATTTGCGAGACCCATAACTCTATACTATGCCATGAATCTAGCTAGATTGAGCTAA
- the LOC111910899 gene encoding uncharacterized protein LOC111910899 isoform X2: MLVTKESESAQKKIYNLSAEVEELKSLLESERNRANGYEKKCTEALETIEIKQQKLEERHEEKLSDLIAKYPLVRFKHELIAYVERIYWWVCYNLKEEISPLLELCIQHTFHC; encoded by the exons ATGTTGGTAACCAAGGAAAGTGAATCTGCACAGAAAAAGATTTACAATTTAAGTGCAGAAGTGGAAGAACTGAAG AGTTTGTTAGAATCAGAGAGAAACCGGGCTAATGGATATGAAAAGAAGTGCACCGAAGCCCTTGAAACAATTGAAATTAAGCAGCAGAAGTTGGAAGAAAG GCATGAGGAGAAGCTCAGCGACTTAATAGCCAAATATCCTCTTGTACGTTTCAAGCATGAGTTAATAGCATATGTGGAAAGAATATATTGGTGGGTATGTTACAACTTAAAGGAAGAGATTTCTCCCTTGCTTGAATTGTGCATTCAG CATACCTTTCACTGCTGA